One Acidimicrobiales bacterium genomic window, CTTGTCCGCTCCGGCGACCCGGTCCTCCAGCGACGTCGTCTGGAGCTCGGCGATCAGATCCGGGGTCAGGAGGCGGCTGACGCGGTCGACCAGCAGGCTCATCTCGTAGCCGATCAGGCCGATGTCGCAGTTCGGCTCGCACAGCACGGCGACCGCCGAGCCGTCGCTCACGCTGGTCACGAACAGGTAGCCGCCCTCCATCTCCACGATCACCTGGATCACCTCACCGGCGTCGAAGCAACGGGCGGCGCCGGCGGTGAGGCCGGTGAGGCCCGAGGTGATGGCCGCCATCTGGTCGGCGCTGTCGCGGGCGACCCGCTCGGACAGGCTGAGCACCAGCCCGTCGGAGCTGACCACCACGGCGCTCGTCGCCCCCGGGATGCGGTCGACGAAGTTGCTCACCAGCCAGCCGAGGCCCTCACCCTGCACATCGTCGGTCACGGGCTCTCCTCCGGGGTCACGACATGGGAACGGTCGGGGGCCAGCGATCCGGCCGTCGCGTCGGCGACCGCCCGTCCGGCCCGCTGGCTGGCCTGGAACCGCGACAGCATCTCCCGCGTCTGCTCCCGGTTCGCCGCCCTGGTGCGGAGCCGTTCGGGTGGCTCCGGGGGCTCGGGCGGAGGCGGCTGCGGCTCCGGAGCCGGTGGTGGCGTCGGCGACGGCCGAGGCCGTCGCGCGAGCCCGGGCGGCGGTGTGACCCGGTGGCCGGCGCCGAGGGTGGCAGCGCCGGCCGGACCGGAACCGGGGCGGGCCCCGACCGCAGGCCCGCCGCGCACCAGGTGGAGGGAGCGGGGTGCGGTCGGCTCGGGTTGGGTGACGAGCGACGCGGGAAGCGTGACGAGGGCGGTGACGCCGCCGCCGGGCGTCGGGGCCAGCTCGACCTCCACGTCGTAGCGCCGGGCCAGCCGGCTGACCACGTGCAGGCCCATGGTGCGGCCCCTCAGGTCGAGCACCAGCGGCTCCGCCAGCACGCGGTTGGCGGCCTGCCGGTGGGCGTCGGCCATGCCGATTCCGGTGTCCTCCACGGCCACGACCACCCCCGGCCGCCCCACGGTCGCGTGGCTGCGCACCATCACCTTGCGGTGGGTCGGGGAGTAGGTGGTGGCGTTCTCGATGAGCTCCGCCAGCAGGTGGGCAACGTCGGCCACGGCCCGTCCCGCCACCTCGACGTGGTCGCCCACCCGCACGTCGACCCGCCGGTAGTCCTCCACCTCGGCGGCCGCGGCCCGCACGACCTCGGCCAGCTGCACCGGCCGCCCCCAGCGCCGCGCCGGATCGTCACCCGACAGCACCAGCAGCGACTCGGCGTTGCGGCGGATGCGGGTGGCAAGGTGGTCGAGCTCGAACAGCTCGGCCAGGGCGTCCGGAGCCTGCTCCTTCTGCTCCAGCTCGCCGATGAGGCCGAGCTGCCGGTCGAGCAGCGACTGGTTGCGCCGGGCCAGGTTCACGAACAGGTCCGACACCGCCCGCTGGCGTTCGTCGGCCTCGGCCGCGACGGTCGTGAGCTGCGCGGTCAGGCGGCCGTTGCGACGCCGCTCGAGTCGCAGCTCCCGCCACAGGACCAGGGCCCCGAGGCAGGCTGCGCCGACGGCCAGGAAGTGCCGCGCCTGCCAGTCGCCGAGGCCCTGCCAGAGGTCGTAGGCCAGCAGTGCCAGCACGGCGACCAGCAGTGGCCCGCTTCCCGCTCCGATGTGAGGTTGTGCCCGCTCCGCCGGACCGCGCACGAGACGACGATCCTTCATGAGCGGATATTGGTAGTCGACCCGCCGGGCCACTGTCCTCAAGTAGACGACAAAAATTTCGGGCGGTGACGCGGAGTGGCGTCAAGGCTGCATGAGGTCGGATGTCGCCATGTTGATCGCCGGGTTCTCGCCGCTGAAGAGGCCCCACTGCGACTCCCAACCCGGCACCTGCCAGAGGTGCGACATCCACAGCGAGTTGCCGCGCAGCTTGAAGGCGCCGACCGTCTCGCAGAGGTCGTCGGGCGTGTGGTCCGGCCCCACCACGAGCACCCCGAGGACGCAGAGCGACGGGTGCTCGTGCCACTCGTCGTTCGCGCCGACGAAGCCGTCGTTCGGACCGGGCTGCGCGCCGAACATGGCGTAGCTCACGCCGACCAGCTCCGACGACGGGCTGTTGCCGTTGTAGAGCAGCATCTCGGGCGCGGCCGGATCGAACGTCCGGTCCTGCAGGTCGAAGTTCATGTAGTGGGCGGCGATGCCCGGTATGTAGGGCGTGACCTGGGTGTACCCGGCGGCCATGGCGTCGGCGGCCGTCGGGTACCGCGGGATCGCGGTGCCGGCGGCGGTGAGCTGGAGCTGCAGGGCCCGCTGGTCGTCGGGGTCGGTGAGCGGCACCCAGGGCTTGGGGCCGTGGCTGTGCCCGTTCTCGGCCTCCAGGGCGTTGTCGACCGACCAGGCGGCGAAGGTGTCGATGCGCTGGTTGCGCTCGGCTTCCGGCAGCTCGGGCAGGGTCGACGAGCGCCGGCGGATCTCGCCCTTCAGGTGGGTCAGAGCCTTGGCGCGGAACTCGGCGATCTTCTCGGGCGTCAGGTGGCCCGTCAGCGCCGCCAGGCGGGTGGCGGCCCAGTCGTCGCCGGGGTCTTCGTGGCCGTGGGTGGTCGTGGTCGTCGAGCCGTGCTGGTGGCCGGTCGTGGTGGTGGTGGTCTCGTGGCCGTGACCGCCGTGGGTGGTGGTCGTCGTCGCGTGGCCGTGGTCACCGTGGGTGGTCGTCGTGGTGCCGTGACCGTGGCCGTCGTCGTCGTCGTGATCGCTGTCGTGGGAGCTGTTGCTGCCGGTGCTGTGGGCGTGGTCGTCGTCCGAGCTGCTGCTGGCGCTGTCGTGCCCGTGGTCGTCGTCGGAACCGCTGCCGCTGTCGCTTTCGCTGTCGTGGCCATGGTCGTCGGAGCTGCCGGAGCCGTCGTCGTGGCCGTGCTCGCCGCCGGCCAGCTCGCCCTCGCCGGTGCCGTGGTCGTGGTCGCCGCCGGCCATGTCGTGGGCGCCGTCGCCGTGGTCGTGCGCACCCTCGCCGTGGGTGTGGCTGCCGGCGAACGACGGGGCGATCGACAGCGACACCAGCACCATCGTCGCCAGCGCGGCGACGGCCGCGAAGCCGAACGTCGGCCGGGCCTTCACGGGCCGGTCGGCCAGCAGGTGCAGCAGGATCGCCAGCGCCCCCAGCACGGCGACGCCCTCCAGGACGGTGGTCAGGGTGTCGGGGAAGCCGACGGGCTCGGCCTCGTCCTCGCCCGGTACCCCGACGGTGCGCGACACGATCCACACGCCGATCACGAACGCGTTGAGCGCGACCGTCGCCGTGAGCCACAGCCGCTCCCGCGGCGCCCGGAACGCCAAGGCCCCCGCCAGCAGCAGCTGCGCCCAGCCGATCACGGCGAAGAACGTGCCGTGGCTGGTGGTGTGGTCGAAGTGTGCGGGCGCGTACGCGAAGTGGACGACGGCGGCCGCGGCCGTCGCGGCGGCGGTGACACCGCGCACGACGTCCACGACACCGAGCCCGGGCGCGCGCCCGGCCGCGAGCCCCTGTTCAGACATCGCTGAACCTCCCCCCGAAGTTACTTCGCAGTAAACAAGGGTCGGGCGGGCGAGGCAAGCGCCGTCTCGCGATTGCAACGAGGTTCGTCAGCGGCCCGTCAGCAGTTGTCGGGTGCGGGGAGGCCCAGGAACCGGGCGCCGAGGAAGCCCACCGCGCCCGGTGCGCCCGACACCGCCAGGATGACGTGCTCGCTGGCGTAGCTGGTGCCGAACTGCACCGTGGCGCCCTGGCTGCACCAGTCGTCCCTCAGCTCGAGCGCCGAGCCGTAGGGGATCAGCTCGTCGAACACCGAGTGGTAGAGGTACACGGGTGCAGTGGGTGCGGCGCCGCCCATCCTGTTCTCGGCGAGGATGGCGGCGACCGTCGGATGGTCGAGCGGGTCGGGCACGTTGGTGAACTCCTCCAGGCGCCGGAACGGGAAGAAGGCCGCCATGGCGGCGTAGCAGAGGTCGCTGATCTGGTCGATCATCTGCTGCCCGGCCTCGTTCATCAGCGGCAGCATCTCCGGGTACTCCCGGCTCATGCCCACCGCGGCACCGAGGAAGAGGCCCGAGAACGGCCCGCCGTCGATGACCTCACCGGCGGCCCTCAGGTCGCTCGGGGTGCCGCCGGCGGCGACGCCCTTGATCTTCAGCTCGGGTGCGTAGGTGGGCGCCAGCTCGGCGGCCCAGCCGGTGGCGAGCGCCCCGCCCGAGTAGCCCATCATGCCCACGGGCGTGCTCGTGCCGCTCAGGCCGGTGCCGGCGAGGCGCTCGGCGGCCCGGATGCCGTCGAGGGTGGCCTGGCCCTCCATGCGGCCGGGCCCGTAGGCGTGGCGCGGGCCCTGGTAGTCGGTGACGACGACGGCCCAGCCCTTGAGCAGGCCCAGCGCCATCAGCGGCAGCTCCTTCTCCAGCCCGACCTGCAGGAGGTACGACGGCTCGCACTCGTCGCCGAGGCTGTCGGTGGCGGGCTGGTACGACAGCAGCGGCCGCTTCCCGAGGTACAGGGTCTGCGGTTCCATCAGCGTGGACACGGTGGCCATCGGGCGGCCCTTGGCGTCGGTCGAGCGGATCAGCATCTGCGTCGAGCGCACGGGCACGGGGACGCCCAGGCCGGTCACGGTCACCCGGCGGGTGCGCAGGATCGTGCCGGGCGTCGTCGTCTCGTAGCCGGCGGGCGGCGTGTAGAACGCATCGACGGCGGGTGGCTGCGGTGCGGCGGACGCCGGCTCGGTCGACCCGAACGTCGAGGCGACGAAGGCGACCAGGAGCAGGAGTGCGATCCTTCGTGTCGTGTGCATGTGCATGGCTCCCCCCGGGGCTCATGTAAGTGGTACAAATGCACCAGATAAGTGGGGCAAACGTACAGGTTCCCGTGAGGTGGGTCAACGAGATGGTCACCGAACCCCGGCAGGAGCGCAGCAGGGCCCGACGTGAGGCGCTGCTGCGCGCCGCCATCGAGCTGCTGTCCGAGGGCGGTGCCCGGGCGCTGACCCACCGGGCCGTGGCGGCGCGGGCGGGCCTGCCGCCGGCGTCGACCACCTACTACTTCGACACCATCCAGCAGCTCACCGACGCCGCCCTGGAGCTGCACGTGTCCGACCGGGTGGCGGAGCTCGACGCCCTGGTCTCCGGGGCGCTGGCGGGGGGCGACACGCCGGAGGAGGTGGGTGGGCTGGTGGCCACGGCGCTGGCCGACCGGGCGGCCGAGGTGATCGTCGCCCAGTTCGAGATCTACCTGGAGGCCGCCCGCAACCCGGCGCTCCGGCCCACCGTCGCCGAGGCGCTCGACGCCTTCGAGCAGTTCGCGGCCCGGGCGCTGAAGTCGCTGGGGGCGCGGGACCCGGAGGGGGTGGCGCCGGCGATCGTCGCCGTGATCGACGGCTTCGCGCTGCACCGGCTGGCCCGTCCCCGGCCCCGGGACGAGGAGGTGGCGTCGGTGCGCGCCGCCATCCGGGCCCTGTTCGTGGCGGCGATCATGTCCGACGCCGAGCTCGACCGGTGGTCCCGGCGTCTGCGGCAGCCGCCCCGCCGCTAGCGTCCGGCGCGATGCGGAGCACGAGGGTCGTGGTGGCAGCGGTGCTGCTGATGGTGGGCTGCAGCGGCGGGGGAGACGACGAGTCGACGCCCACCCCGTCGCCCGAGGCGTCGACGTCCGGTGACGCGGCCGACGCCGCCACCCTGTGCGACGACGTCACGGCCGACGAGGAGGCCGTGACCGTGGCGAGCGCCGCGCTGACCGAGGTGTCGGGCCTGGCCGCCAGCCGGCGCAACGACGGCGTGCTGTGGGCCCACAACGACTCCGGTGGCGAGCCCGCGGCGTATGCCATCGGGCCCGACGGCGCCGACCTGGGTGCTCTGCGGCTCGAGGGCGTCGAGGCCGTCGACTGGGAGGACATGGCGCTCGGCTCGGACGTCCTCTACCTGGGCGACATCGGCGACAACGACAGCGTGCGGGAGAGCGTCGCGGTGTACCGGGTCGCGGAGCCGGAGGTCCCGCCGGCCGGGATCGGTGACATCGCCACCGCGGAGGTCGAGCGGCTCACGCTCACCTACGCCGACGGTCCCCACGACGCCGAGACCCTGCTCGCCGACCCCCTGACCGGCGACCTGTTCGTCGTCACGAAGCAGTGGGACGGCGCCGCCGGGGGCGTCTACCGCATCCCCGCCGACGCCCCGCCCGGCGACACGCCGGTGGTGATGGAGCGGGTCGGCGACGTGCCCGCCATGGAGGGCCAGATGGTGACGGCCGGCGACGTCGCCGCCGACGGCTCAGTGGTCGCCCTCCGCACCTACGCCGGGATCCTGCTCTGGGACCGGGAGGAGGGCCAGACGGTGACGGACGCCCTCCAGGGGGAGCCCTGCGAGGCCCCGACGCCCTTCGAGGTCCAGGGGGAGGCCATCGCCCTCACCCCCGACGGCCGCGGCTACGCCACGGTCCCCGAGGGCGAGTCCCCCCGCCTGAGCCGCTTCCACCTCTGACCCCCCATCCATCCGATCCGAAACTTCGACAGGAATGGTCGCTATGGCGCCATCTGTGTCGAGGTTTCGGTCAGGCCAGCGCCTCTTCCTTGTCGGCGAACTGGGTGCGGTAGAGCTTGGCGTAGCGGCCGTCGGCGGCGAGCAGGTCCTCGTGGGTGCCGCGCTCGACGATCTGGCCGGCCTCGACCACCAGGATCGTGTCGGCGGCCCGGATGGTCGACAGGCGGTGGGCGATCACCAGCGCAGTCCGCCCCGACAGCGCCTCGGCCAGGGCGGCCTGCACCGCCGCCTCCGACGCCGAGTCGAGGTGCGCGGTCGCCTCGTCGAGCACCACCACCCGCGGCCGGGCCAGCAGCACCCGGGCGATCGTCAGCCGCTGCCGCTCGCCGCCGGAGAACCGGTAGCCCCGCTCGCCGACCACGGTGTCGAGCCCGTCCGGCAGCCCGACCACCAGGTCGGCCAGCTGCGCCCGGGTCAGGACGTCCCACAGCTCGTCGTCGGTCGCCTCCGGGCGGGCCAGGCGCAGGTTGGCGGCCACCGTCTCGTGGAACAGGTGCCCGTCCTGGGTGACCATGCCGAGCGTGTCGCGGATCGACTCGAACGTCAGGTCGCGCACGTCGACCCCGGCGAGCCGCACCGTGCCCGCATCGACGTCGTACAGGCGGGCCGCCAGCGACGCCAGCGTCGACTTGCCGGCTCCCGACGACCCCACCAGCGCCACCAGCTGCCCCGGCTCGGCCCGGAACGACACGCCGTGGAGGATCTCTTCGCCGCCACGGGTGTCGAGCGTCGCCACCTCCTCCAGCGAGGCGAGCGACACCTTGTCGGCCGCCGGGTAGGCGAAGTGGACGTCGTCGAACTCGACCGACACGGGCCCGTCGGGCACGTCGAGGGCGCCCGGCTTCTCGGCGATGAGCGGCTGCAGGTCGAGCACCTCGAACACCCGCTCGAAGCTCACCAGCGCCGTCATGACCTCCACCCGGGCGCTGGCCAGGCCGACCAGCGGTGAGTACAGCCGGGTGAGCAGCAGCGCCAGGGTGACGACGGCACCGGTCTCCATCTCGCCGCGCAGGGCCAGCCAGCCGCCGAGTCCGTAGACCAGCGCCAGGGCCAGCGCCGAGACGAGCGTGAGGGCGGTGATGAACACCCACTCGGCCATGGCGGAGCGGACGCCGATGTCGCGCACCCGCTCGGCCCGCGAGGTGAACTCGGCGGCCTCCCGCTGCGGGCGTCCGAACAGCTTCACCAGGGTCGCCCCCGGGGCCGAGAAGCGCTCGGTCATCTGGGTGGTCATCGCGGAGTTGTGGTCGGCGGCCTCGCGGGTCATGGCGGCGAGGCGCTTGCCCATGCGGCGGGCGGGCAGCACGAACACCGGCAGCAGCACCAGCGCCAGCAGCGTCACCTGCCACGAGATGCCCGCCATCACGGCGAACGTGAGCATCAGAGCCACGGCGTTGCTGACCACACCGGACAGCGTGTCGCTGAAGGCCCGCTGAGCGCCGATGACGTCGTTGTCGAGCCGGCTGACCAGGGCGCCCGTGCGGGTGCGGGTGAAGAACGCGACCGGCATCTTCTGCACGTGCGTGAACACCGAGCGGCGCAGGTCGAGGATGATCCCCTCGCCGATGCGGGACGACAGCCAGCGGTTCAGCAGGCTGAAGCCGGCCTCGGCCACGGCGATGACGGCGATCACGACGGCCAGCCGCACCAGCTCGCCGCTGTCGCCCTGCCGCTCGATGACGTCGATCACCTCGCCGGCCAGCAGGGGAGTGGCGACCGCGAGCACCGCCCCGACCACGCTCACCCCGACGAAGACGAGCAGCTCACGGTGGTGCGGCTTGGCGAAGGCGACGATGCGCCGGAGGGTGTTGCGCGAGAACCGGCGGCCCTCCTGCTGGTGCATGGCGTGGTAGAGCGTGTTCCACGCGGCGTATTCCATGCTGCTCATGCGAGATCGCCCTCTTGTTCCTACTGGGAATACTGGCTGGGGTCAGCCTACGGATCGCGGGCGGCGCTGCCGTCAGCCTTTCGTCCCGTTGTGCCTAGGCCCTGCGACTGAGACTCCCCGTCGCTCCCGAACTCATCGGTCGGCCGGTGCGGACTCTTGACATGTGACCTTTTGGTCACATATTGTCTCCGGTGATGACCAGTGAGAACGGCAGCGATGCCGACGCCGACGAGCTGCACGGGGTGTTCCGTGCCCTGGCCGACCCGACGCGCCGCTACCTGCTCGACCTGCTCTTCGCCCGCGACGGTCGCACGCTCACCGAGCTGGAGAGCGAGCTGCCCGAGATGTCGCGCTTCGGGGTGATGAAGCACCTCAAGGTGCTGGAGAAGGCGGGGCTGGTCGTCACGCAACGGTCGGGTCGGGAGAAGTTGCACTTCCTGAACCCGGTCCCGATCCGGCTGATCCACGACCGGTGGATCGACAAGTACACGGAGCGTCGGGTCACGGCGCTCTCCGACCTGAAGAAGCAACTGGAGGACCCCCAATGACCACCACCGCCACCACCACCCAGGTGTACCGGGTCTACGTCAAGGCACAGGCCGACAAGATCTGGCAGGCGCTCACCGACCCCGAGTGGACCAACCGCTACGGCTACACGGGCTACGCCCACTACGACCTGAAGCCGGGAGGGAAGTACGAGGTCGAGGCCAACGCCGAGTTCAAGGCTGCCGCCGAGGCCCAGGGCTTCCCCTGCCCGGACATCGTCGTCGACGGCGAGGTGCTCGAGGCCGACCCGCCCCACAAGCTGGTCACCACCTGGCGCCTCCTGATGGACCCCGGCATCCAGGCCGAGGGCTTCAGCCGCATCACCTACGAGATCAAGCCGCTCCCGGACGGTTCGGCGTGCTCGCTCACCGTCACCCACGACGACCTCGAAGGGATGCCGCTGACGGCCGCCATGGTGGCGGGCGCCGGCGAGGAGTCGGGCGCCGGCGGCGGCCACGCCTGGATCCTCAGCGACCTCAAGTCGCTCCTGGAGACCGGCTCGCCGCTGGCCGGCACCGGGACGGCCGCCAACTGACGGCGGCGGTCGGTTCGTCCAGTCCCCCGGGGCCTGCCGTGGTGTCGTTCAGCCGCCGCGGCAGGCCCGGACGAGCCTCCGGCCCCCGGGGTTCTGTGCACCGGAGCGCACGGAAGCCGTGCGGTGGGGTGCACAGAACCGGCCCGCGATGAGTTTTGGGCGGGCGTCGCGTCGTATGCGGCATGAACGTGACGAAGCTCGTGCGGCGGGGGGTCGTCCTCGCCCTGGTGTGTGGGGCCCAGTTCATGGTGGTGCTCGACATCGCCATCGTGAACGTGGCGCTGCCGTCGATCCAGGAGGACCTCGACGTCGTGCCGTCCGACCTCCAGTGGGTGGTGATCACCTACGGCCTGACGCTCGGCGGCCTCCTGCTGCTGGGCGGGCGGGCCTCCGACCTGCTCGGGCGGCGCAACGTCCTCGTCGCCGGCCTGGGCCTCTTCACCGCCGCCTCCCTCGCCGCCGGCCTGGCCGACAGCCTCGGCCTCCTGGTGACGGCGAGGGCCGTGCAGGGCGTGGGCGGGGCGCTCACCGCTCCGGCCGCCCTGTCGATCCTCGCCTCGACGTTCGCCGAGGGGGCCGAGCGGAACAAGGCGCTCGGCATCTTCGGTGCGGTCGGCGGCAGCGCCGCGTCGGTGGGGGTGATCCTCAGCGGCGCCCTCACCAGCGGTCCCGGCTGGCCGTGGATCTTCCTGGTGAACGTGCCGATCGGCATCGTGCTGGTGGGCCTGGTGCTGCGCTTCGTGCCCGACAGCCCGCCCGCCGAGGACCGCCGCGGCTTCGACCTGCCCGGCGCCGTCGCCGTCACCGGGGGGTTGATGGCGATCGTCTACGCCATCAACAAGAGCGTCGACAACGGCTGGACGTCGGGCTCCACCCTCGGCTTCCTCGGCGGGGGCGCCGCCCTGCTGGCGCTGTTCCTGCTGATCGAGAGCCGCACCGCCTCGCCACTGCTGCCGCTGTCGATGTTCCGCCGCCGCACGCTCAACGCCGCCAACCTCGTCGCCGTCCTGGCCTTCGGGTCGTTCTTCGCCACCATCTTCCAGGCGTCGCTGTTCATGCAGCAGGTGCTGCGCTACTCGGCCATGCGCACCGGCGTCGCCTACCTGGCGATCGCGGCGACGGCGTTCGTGGTGGCCGGGGCGGTCGCCGCCCGGGTGGTCGACAGGCGGGGCGCTTCGACGGCCCTCGTCGTCGGCCAGCTCAGCAGCGCCGCCGGCCTGCTGCTCCTCAGCCGGGTCCCGGCCGACGCCGACTACTGGGCCGACGTGTTCCCCGGGTTCTTCCTCATCGGCATCGGCATCGGCTTCTCGGGGATGGCGGCCCAGGTGGCGGCGTTCATCGGGGTGGAGGAGCGGGTGGCCGGCCTCGCCGGTGGCATGGTCGAGACGGCCCGGGAGGTGGGCGGCGCCCTCGGCATCGCCGTCGTCGGCACGGTGGCGCTGGCCCGCTCGGAGGACGTCCTCGCCACCCTCGGCGCCCGGGCCTCCGACCCCGCCGGCCAGGCGCTCGCCCTCACCGAGGGCTTCCAGCGGGGCACGCTGCTGATGGCGGCGCTCAGCGTCGCCGGCGCCGTCGTCGCCGCCCTGGCCCTGCGTCCCGCCGAGCGTCGGGCCGCCGCCGAGGCCACCGCTGCGTCCGCCGATGGCACCACCGTCGCGGAGCCGACCCCGGTGACGGTGTGACCGCCTCGCCGTGCCCGCCGAGGAATATCCCGTCGACGGCGGCGGGTTGACCCGAAGGATGTCCCCCGTGACCGATCTCGTGACCCCGTCGACCCCCGAGGCGGAGGACACCGGCGATCTCGACCGGCTGCTGGAGCGGCACCGGCGCGAGCTGACCGGCTACTGCTACCGGATGCTGGGCGGCGCCGGCGATGCCGAGGACGCCGTCCAGGAGACCATGCTGCGGGCCTGGCGGGGTTTCGGCAGCTTCGAGGGCCGCTCCGCCGTGCGGTCGTGGCTCTACCGGATCGCCACCAACGTGTGCCTGGAGATGCTGCGGAGCCGCCAGCGCCGGGCGCTGCCCATGGACCTGGCGGCACCGATGCAGTCCGGGTTCCAGCTCGGGCCGCGCCTGCCGGAGTCGACCTTCGTGCAGCCGATGCCCGACGGCCAGGTGCTCTCCGGCGACGACGACCCGGCCGCGCGGGCGGTGGGCCGGGAGTCGGTGCGGCTGGCGTTCGTCGCCGCGCTCCAGCACCTGTCGCCCCGGCAGCGGGCCGTGCTGATCCTGCGCGACGTGCTGCGCTGGAAGGCCAGCGAGGTGGCGCAGCTGCTCGACGCCACCGTCGTGTCGGTGAACAGCGCCCTCCAGCGGGGCCGGGCGTCGCTCGCCGCGATCGACCGCGACTCGCCACCGGCGCCGCACCTGGCCGACACCGACGACCCCCAGACGAAGGCGTTCCTGGAGCGCTACGTCGACGCCTTCGAGCGCTTCGACATCGACCTGCTCGTCCGGATCCTCCACGAGGACGTGACGCTGGCGATGCCGCCGTTCGACCTCTGGATCCAGGGTCGCCCGGCGGTGCTGGACTGGGCGGTGACGGCCCCGGGCCTGTGCCGGAACGGCCGCTTCGTGCCCGTGGGGACGGCCAACGGCGCGCCCGCCTTCGGTCTGTACCACTCACGCGACGACGGCCGGTTCGACCTGTTCGGCATCCACGTCGTGGAGATCGTTGACGGTCGGGCGCGGTCGATCCAGGCGCACCTCGACCCGTCGCTCGGCCGGTTGTTCGACCTGCCCCCCGTCCTCGGCCTCGCCGAGATCGACACCCGGGTGGCCGCCAGCCGCTCCTAGAGGTACTGGCCGATGGCGACGTCGGGCTCGGGCCGGGAGTGCCCATGTGTCGAGCGCCCGGTGGGCTCGACCGGCGGGTCTCGTTCGCCGCGACCCTCTGACCTGCACGAGTCTCGGCCGTGCGTTTCCGCGTTGTTACCGCCGCGTAGGGCAAGAGCAACGCGGCGTAACATCTCGGGCACTGGGGAAGCTGGGAAGGCTGGAGGCACGGTCGATGAGTGACGCGCGCGCCACAGGGACGTGGCTGGTCGCCGACGAGACGAAGGAGCCGCCGACGGAGTCGGCGGTCGAGCCGAAGCAGAAGAAGGCGCCGATCCCGGGGTTCTACGCCGGGACGGCGAAGGAGGTCATCCCGCCGCCGCGCAGCCGCCGCAGGCCAGTGCTGCTCCTGGCGATCGGG contains:
- a CDS encoding sigma-70 family RNA polymerase sigma factor produces the protein MTDLVTPSTPEAEDTGDLDRLLERHRRELTGYCYRMLGGAGDAEDAVQETMLRAWRGFGSFEGRSAVRSWLYRIATNVCLEMLRSRQRRALPMDLAAPMQSGFQLGPRLPESTFVQPMPDGQVLSGDDDPAARAVGRESVRLAFVAALQHLSPRQRAVLILRDVLRWKASEVAQLLDATVVSVNSALQRGRASLAAIDRDSPPAPHLADTDDPQTKAFLERYVDAFERFDIDLLVRILHEDVTLAMPPFDLWIQGRPAVLDWAVTAPGLCRNGRFVPVGTANGAPAFGLYHSRDDGRFDLFGIHVVEIVDGRARSIQAHLDPSLGRLFDLPPVLGLAEIDTRVAASRS